ACCTCAAAGAGAAAAGTCACACTGAAATCACTGTCTCAGAACCCAAAAGCTAACACTTAACCTGGACCCTCTTCACACACTTCAGAAATCTAAAAGAAAGCCACAGCTTGGTGTTCCTGTCACCTACCTAAGGCTCCCTCACTCCCTGTTAACGCTGAAAAGTTCAGAACAAGACAGAAGAGAATGGGATCACCACCCTATTACTGTGCCCTTTCCTCCCACAGCAAAGTCTAGAGAAAAGTAGATCCCTCTTCCCAAATTTACCTACAGGCTCAGCCACAGGGAAAAAAGGAGATGATCTTTCAGACCCCCCAAAATGGCCAAGGTCAAGCACTCACCGTAGGGCCCGAAATACAGCCTTATAGGAACACTTAGCAAGGGTGTCCACCAACCTCGGAATAGCAGACACGAGGCAGGAAATGGCTCAGTCTCATTTATGAACCTTTGCCCTGGGAGAGGCAAAGAGGGAGGAAGGTGGGGGCAGGGATACACCTGCAACATCtacagcagagagagagagaccaaaaCAACCTTCTAAGAACAGGTCAGTCAAgttctgaggcttctctccccCTACAATGGCTCTTCCTCTTACTGACATAAGAGGCAGCGATGGGTTCTTACCCTAGATTCTGAAAGTAGAAAGATCTGATTAAAACTTCATAGTAatacaaaagggaaaaacaaataaacaaaccccACCTCATAGGAGCCTACGATCTAGAGCTCAGCTCACACATATCCTCTCTGCCTGTCCATCCCTCAGCCTATATGTATGAGACAAATGGGATATCAGTGTATGGTCCTAACtcactccctcccctctccccagtacCACCTCTGCTTCGTGCAGGGATCTCCCCACCTCACTCCAGCAGAGCCCTCATAACTCACAGCGTGAACTCTACTGCACAGTGACTCCCCTTTACAACAGTAAATCCCCATGTCACACACGGCTTTCTCCACCCCTTTTGCAGAAGGGTGacaaagaagtcaaagaggaggTGAAAGTGAACTAGATCCTAATGGATGAGGAAAGTTCACTGGGCAGAGAAGAAAAGGCATTCCTAGTAGAGGAAGCAGCTATTACAAAGATTTCAAGGCTCAAAAAAGTAACATGTTTGTCAGGGAACTGTGAACAATTTATTCAAGCTAGAACACAGAGTAGAGAGAGAGTGGCccgagatgaggctggagaggtgagTTGAGGCCACATGATGCCATATTAAGGAATTTGGATGTTATCCTACAGAACACAAAGAGCCAGAAGTTTTTAGCAGAGGAGCTCCATGATCAAATTAGCATTTTTAGAAAGACCATTCCAGGGACGGATTAGAAAAGAGcaagtctgaaggcaggagactgtctggggaaaaaaatccagaagagAGATGAGGAGGTAGTAAACTAAAGCCTTAACTGTGAAGATGTAGCTGTGGGGATGAAGAAAACAGATAATATAAAGGGAAATGTATTAAGATCTTCGTGACTGACTACATACAGGGGGTGAAGGAGCAGAGAGATGGAAGATGACACTGAAGTCCTTGCCTGGATTGCGATATGACACATGGTACAAAAGCAGACTTTCAAAGCAAAGACAATGAGTTCTGTTTTGGACACGTTAACTGCAATACCTGTGGAGATATACCATAGATCACTGAGTAAATACGACTGGAACATACAGAGAGACTGAGACTAGATACAGACAAGTAATCACCTCATTATGATATACTTTCATATTTCACATTCTCTCTCTCAACTGAAATTATCTTTTTATGTGTCCATCTCTCCCAACCAGATTGAAAATTCCTTGAGACTTCACAGGACCACATCTTATCTATCTTGTTATATCATAAAATGTGAGCATCACAAGGGCAGACTATATGCtgaagtatttgctgaatgaataaatgaattactatatgaatgaatgaattttttctCCCAGCACTTataagagtgcctggcacatagcaggtgtggAATAGATGGTTACACACAGCACCCCAAGCATGTTTCTACCTCTACATCATCATCCTCATTTATGTTTCATCTCCTCATATCTACCACTCAGCTATATATATCATAAAGCAAAATCCATTATACTTAACGCACTACTATTCAACAAAGAGTTCAGTATAGCAAACAGGAAGCTTACAAAACCCAGTGCTTTCTCCAGAACAGCCAAGAATTTGGACAGTCCCTAAGAACCCTCAGACATGTGACTTGTCTCACCTGTCACTATCACAATGTGATCCAGGTATTATGTAAACCTGTTCCTATGTTTTTGCCACATTATTAAACAAAAACTTCAAACCCATGTCACCTTCAAAGTCTCTTTAACCTCTTTTGGAAACAGAACAATTACAAATCATAGAGAAGACTTTTTTGCCAGGATAATGTCCTACATGTCATCACAACCCTTCCTGTACATCACATGCTTTTTACTCCACATCACCTTCACTCTCTGTTACAAACTTCTTTTTCCCAAGTCACTGTCACTCTCTTGAGACCAAATTTTGGGTCCAGCTTTGCCACTTTATCACTATGTGGTCTCTGGCTCTTCGATTTgattctccatctataaaataagaattccTGCCCTTGCATACTTCACAAGGAATCTATGTAATTCCAGTAAAATCTCACATCGCTATGTAATGCATGAATGCAATTTAGATGTCAGACAGTAATTCTACTGTATAAATGCAGGCTTCCTCAACATAATTCAGCAGCCACACTATCATCACCCTAAATTCCTGGATTTCATGAACCAGTAGAAAtcgattttaaaaatttttaaataggattgttactttttattttggcaaatagatcagttttttaaaactcaTCATCTGCTGCCACCATTACTTTACCAGTGAGAGAGCACTTTAATACTAAAATAGGAAAGataatttaagaataaatttatctttatgGAAAACTCATGTTCCATATGTtgcctttctctccttccacctTGAATAGATAAAAACTTTATCATGGACTGGCACTGTCCTTGACCCAGTGTTCAGGAATCATTGTTCTAAACTCTTTCATTATACATGTAAGTTCTATAGGGTTCTGACCATCTGGGCAGATTGGCAAGGGTTCCACCAGCATGAAAACCTGTTCAGCCTCCAGAGAGAAGCAATGAAAACATACCACAGGACGGAACAGTTGGTTCTGAGGCTCAGACTCTAGAACAGAATGGGGACTTGGGCTGCCCCTAATTCCCAAAGAATGGTCTGGATAGGGAAGGTCTACCTCTTCCTGAGGTTGTGGGAGGTATCTGCTCTGTGGCAGACTGTCAAGAGAGAGGAAATTTTAGTGGTGTGAAAGGAGCCATTATCTGAGTGCCAACCCAGCTTTCTAGAACATTCAAAATTTCCATGTGCATATGGGTTGGCAGGGAAAAGGGGACCTGTAAAATGCTAATAAAGTGAACCCAATAACATGTCGTGGAGCGAGGAATGAACTGCAAAGGGACAGGAGAAAACTtttgggggtgggagaaatgTTCAGTATCTTGaaagtggtgatggtttcacagatgtAAACGTATGTCAGAACTCATCAaacatgtacattttaaatatgagtAGTTTATTGTACATAAATtcgctttttttatttttaatttaactgtaagaaaatgaaagcaaagccATCCTGTTTGGGAGTCGAAATACAGCGTTGTATGTAACGAACCATATGATTTCCATGAAAGTAGAATTAGCAGCTGTGAGTGGTTAGTCCAATACAGATGGCAACGGTCAAAGCCCCACAGCTCAGCACAGGTAAGGAGCAGCAGTGGAGTAAGGTTGCCCAGAAGCAGGTGGAAAGACAACAAACATAGGCGGTCATAGCCAAAAAATCTCCATGAGAGGGACCATCTTCAAGTCTGCAGTCCCAAGGAGGAACTTGAGGGAACGAGGGATTCCAATGATGACTCTGTTGAAGAGTAAGCCTAAAAAATGATTTCCATTATCATTGTTACTACTGCCCACGAAGCTTTCATTTTTTGATCCTCCAAAATATGTAGAGCCCATGCAGCAGAAGAGCCAAGAGCACAACACTTCCACCCAAGCTGTCCTACTCAGTCTAAAACTACTGCTCTCACTGGGCAGAACACTCCACTCAGAACCGACCTCTCACCTTTATCCAAGTCTCACAATCCTCATTCCTTCCCCCATGCCCTGCTCTCAACTCCCTCCCGATTCACCACCAGCCCGCATGCTCCCGCCTTCGCCCtgtccatttccccctccccgcaCAGGCCTCAGCCCCTCACTCTGGTCCCAGGGTTGTCCCTCACGCCTGCCCACAGGAGCCCCAGCTCCTCAGTAAATCGTGTTCACAAGTCCCTTCCACTTGGTCCCTCAGAAGGCATCCCGGCCCCTCATACAACCCAGCTCTTTACTTGCCCACTCACCCCGAGGCTCTCGCCTGCTCCCCTACCTTAGACACTCACACCTGGCCCCTCAACACATGCCAGCCCCTCACCCTGTCCCCTCACAACCAGGACAGTCACCAAACCCAGTGCCGTCATTCCCCAGCCCCTCTTCCCCTCTCACACGCCCTCCGGCCCTCACTTACTGTTCAGTCACAGAACTCCGACCCTGAGCAGGCCCGATCGCCACCGCGGTGCTAGGTGAGTTGAGGCCGCCATCGCTCCTCAGGCGTACCAgccgcgccccgccccgcgccaCACGCAACCCGCGCCCCCGCGCACCACACGTAACCGCCCAGCGACGCACCGCTGGGCAGCGGCGTGCCAGCTCATTGGCTGGGCCCGGCCAAAGCCAGAGCGTCGATGCTTGTTTCCTGGCAACGGCAGAGCGCAGGGGCGGGGTCGCCGACCGCATTCCAAGCTAGGAGTACCGCCTCTTCCCCCAGGTTCCGCCCCCTCGCACTGCAAACCCCGCCCTTCTGAAGGACTCTGGCGTGTCATAGGGGAAGGCCTCTGGGGAGGCGGAGGCccgcggggcgggggcggagcCTGAGGGAGAAAGGTCGAACCATAGGGCAGAAGGAGGGACCTAAAGAGCGACGCGACTTAAAGAGGCAGGGAAGACTGGAGGGCGGGGCTTAGGACAGAGATCCGGCTGAAAGAGACTAACGTGATAGGGGCGGGGTCACGGATCTTGGCGGTGCTGACAGTGGAAGAGGGGGCGTGGAAGGGGAGGAGATAACAAGAGGGTAAGCCTGAGGGGAGGAGTCGGTAGGTGGGCGGGGCCTGTGGAAAAGCAGAGCCCTGGAGAGGGCTGACAGCGAGAGGAGTAGTTCCTATTTTGCACCGTCTGCACGAATGGCTTGGCTAGTACCTGGGCGATGACCGCCCCTCGTTGGCTCGCCAGCACCTGCTGTCTCGTGATCCCTTGGGCACTATCGTTTTCAGTCAACCCAAGGAACATGGAGTGAGGTCCTCTTTGTCAGGCAGGATTCCAGATCAATTAAAACCAGTCTCAGCCCTCCAGGACCTCAGCCCTTATTGGTAGACAATTGCAACGTAGTGTAATTGCCATCGAGGAGCAGCACTTAGCGTGTTATGTGTGTTTAGAAGATGAGGGGAAAGAAGAGCGAAGGGGCCTAGGGAAGCCGTCCAGGAGGAGATGATGTCTGAGCAGTCTTGAGAATCAAGCAAGAGTAAGATTGAGAAATGGAAGTTTCAGATAAGGTCTGCAGTTTAGTTGCAAGTATTGTATCGATGTTAATTTCCCGGTTTTGATCACTGTGCTCTAGTTATATAAGATGATAACAAGGGAACATGGGTAAGGAGTTTACAAGGACTTttatactatttttgcaacttttctgtaagcctAAAATTAGTTCAAAaggaaaagtatttaaaaagaaaaagaaatggaagtttCAGCCCAAAGGATCAGCACATAACAAGGTGAGAAAGAATGGACAACATGTGGGAGGTACTCTGGAAACTATAATCAGTACAGCTTGTCTGGAGCCTAGGGAACATGCAGAGGAAACACTGTGAGATGAGGCTGAAGGCACAAACAGAGGTCAGGTACCAGAGAGCTTTGCAGTCTGTGTTAAGGAGTTTAGATTTTTATCCTTGGGATAATAGAGaactataaaaattttatgatCAGATTGATAAGGCCCAAATTAGAATagtaaggatgtagagaaatggaTATGTGCTTATTAGGTCACCAGGGCTTGATGACTGGATGaatatgaaaggaaaataagaggAAGGATTAAAAACTGATGCTTAGTTTATAGAAGTCAAACACAGGCAAAACTAAACTACAGGATTGAGAGCCAGGATAGTGATCACCCTTGGAAAAGCGTTGACTGGAAGAGGACAGAGTAGGGCTCTTGATGTGAGTGCTGGTTCATGACTGTGTTCACCTTGTGAAATTCATCAAGCTGTGTACTTAGGAAATATGTACTTTTCTCTATGTATGTTCTGGTTactatgctgtgtaacaaatcatcccaaacttaATAGTGTAAAAAAATGGCCATTTTTTTATGCTCACAGATTCTGGGAATTTGAACAAGACATGGCAGGAATGGCTTGTCTCTGTTCCCTGATGTCTGGGACCTCATCTAGAAAGTTCAAACGTGTGGCGGGTGACTTGAGGCTGGTGGCTGGAATCATCTGGAGGCttcttcactcacatgtctgaTGCTTGAGCTGGGACTGTCAAACAAAGTACAGACACCTGACTGCTCCTGTGGCTTGGGCTTCTCACAACGTTGCAGCTAGGTTCCAAGAGGGAGCATCCTGAGAGGGAGCTTCCAGACAGTGAGTGTTCAAAGAAAACCAGAAGGAAGCTGCATGGACTTTTATGATCTGGTCTCAGAAGTCACACAACATCATTCCTGCTATACTCTATTGACTGAACAGCCACAAGGAAGGAGCATCAAAGAATttgtgactatttttttaaattgccacaATGTTatacaatagtaataataataaatcctgGTGCTAGGTATTTTGGCTGATAAGCCAGAGATAGGGATTATAAGAGAAAGAGCAGATGGGGGAAGATAATGAGCTCAATTATGGAGCCAATGGGCTGAAGGTGACTGTGGAATGTCTGAGTGGGGACATCCAGACAGCAATTAGTGGTATAGGTAGGTCTGGAGCTCAAAGAGAGTCCTTGGGAGACATTAGATGAAAAAGGAGATCCTGTGGGTGACCAAGATTGATCAGAGAGAGTTGGGAGGATGGAAAGAGAGGAAGACCTAGGACAGagtccaaaaaaaccccaaaacagggGGGGTGGACACAGGGGCTTATGAAAGAGACTAAGAAGAAATAAGCAGAAAACCAAGACATTATGGTATCAATAGAAGCCATGGGAAAAGaggatttcaaaaaaataaaataaaatgttggaaacTATAGATGTTCCTTCCAAGAAACTCTCTGAAAACACAAATCTAGCCATATATCACTTAACCGTGCAAAACATTTCATGAGTTCTTCATTGCCTTTAGATAAAATCCTAGCTGTATAACACGACTGACAAAGCTCTCCCTGAGCTGTCCTCTGTCCACCATTCAGCCTCATCTTTTACCACTAGCCTCTCAGGTTCACTACAAAAACCAAGTGATGTTCGCGCAGTCACCCACGCTTTTTGAAATCTCTAAGCCTTTGCATACTCTATACACTTTGCCTAAGTGCTCTTCACTCTTCCATCTTACACTTGactaactcctattcatcctaCAGAACCCAGTCTCAATTAGGACCCTTTCTATGTACTGTAATAACCCTCTGTGTACCCACCTAACAGAGTACCCATCAGACTAATGTGTAATTGCCTATCTACCTGACTCTTCCCCCCTACCAGACTGTGAGTTTCTGGAGGGCAAGGAATgtgtttcattcctcttttatccCCGATACTTAGCACAATAttggcctggcacatagcaggtgttctGATTATGACTTGTTGACTGAGAAAGATGATAGTAGTGAAAGGGACATCAAGCTGAGGGAGAATTTTTAGGATCTTTTTGTGTGTTCTGGTATGGGAGGTTTAAGCATGTTCACAGAAAGGGAAAACTGAAAGAGGTTGAGGATCTAGAAAACACATGACATAACGGGTGAGATCAGGCATGAGAGGTAACAAGAAGGGAATGAGGGCAAAAATGCCACAGGATGGCCCCCATCACACTCATCCAGCAGGACGGAAGTAAATAGGGTGCAGGTAGTGGAAACAGAGCTCATATCTGATGTGACAGGCATTCTTTGTCCCTGGAGACTAGTTTAGCACCTGACACAAATGAGCCATTCAGTGAATAGTTGTTCAGTGAATAAAAAATGAGGTGCGAGCAGGGAACTTGCACAGGGTTAAAACAGAATGAATTTCTGAGCCTACACTGGCACACAGGTCTCCTGACTAGAGGGCCCCTGTGTAGTTCAACTTTGAGGAAGGCGGAGGGAGACGAGGCATAGCCTTAACGTCTGAGCCATGCACCTCCACCATCTCCAGGGACCCCATTAGAGATGTTTAGTTGGGCAGGTGTAAGCCCAGGCCCTAGAAGAGGGGGCGGAGCTCTGGAGCCACACTGCCTCCACCCCTTCAGTAGCAGCTCGCCCTGGTTGTGTTGCTAAGAGCTTCAGAAGCCAAAGACGGAGGAATCGCAGCTGGAGACCAAGGGCAGCTTGGCACTACCCCCACCTCCTGAAGCCACCTGCAGGCAGAGGCCCTGGATATCTTACACCCAGGGACCAGGCCACAGAACCATGCACCAGGACAGCAACGAGAAGACGACAGAGTCCAGCAGTTCTGCCCCAGCCAAGGCCAGGTGAGAGACCCCGGTCCCCTGTGTAAGATCTGTCTGCCTCACCAGATGGAGCCTGACCCTTCTTTGCTGCTCCCAGTCACAAGCGCAGCACTGAACGGTGAATAAATGAAGCACAACTTCCCCTCTTGCCCACAGGAAGTTGCTGCCTGTCCTGGACCCATCTGGGGATTACTACTACTGGTGGCTAAACACTATGGTCTTCCCAGTAATGTATAACCTCATCATCGTCGTGTGCAGGTTCGGCGCTATGGGAAGGGCCCTAAGCAGAGACCAGGGCTAAAGAGTGAGgcccagggattccctggtggcgcagtggttgggagtccgcctgccgatgcaggggacgcgggttcgtgcccccgtccgggaggatcccacgtgccgcggagcgggtgggcccttgagccatggccactgagcctgcgcgtccggagcctgtgctccgcaatgggagaggccacaacagtgagaggcccacgtaccgcaaaaaaaaaaaaaaaaaaagagtgcggCCCAGGAGAGGGGCGGGTCCCTTGCACGGGGCTGGTGTAGGGGCGGTGTCTATACGAGAGCCCAGCGCTTAATGCTCAGCGGCTGCGGGAGAACACCTAACATACAGAGGGCGCCCTGAAGCCAGTCCTTTCTGTCCCTGCCACGCAGAGCCTGCTTCCCCGACTTGCAGCGCTATTATCTGGTGGCCTGGTTAGTACTGGACTGCACGAGTGACCTGATCTACCTACTGGACATCGTGGTGCGCTTCCACACTGGTCAGTGAGTCTCAGGACTGACTTTTTCTCCATGTTCCCTTCCTAAAGAGAGCCTCTTAGTAACAAGAAAGTGACTCCCTCCCTGACAGCACTTTCACATGCCTCTATGTTTACGGTATCCCTGTGCTCACCCCAGAAACCCTGGAGCAGGGTTAAGCCGGCCCCCACCCTGTCCCCGGTAACTGTCTCCCCGGCCTGCCCTGGCCTGCCCACCCTCAACCTCGTTTCTGGAGCAGGCAGATGCCCTGACTCCACCCTATATCTGACACCACCCACGGCGGCCCCCACTTCCCCCACCAGGATTCTTGGAACAGGGCATATTGGTGGTGGACAAGGGTAGGATCTCGAGTCGCTACGTTTGCACCTGGAGCTTCTTCTTGGACCTGGTTTCCCTGTTACCCACGGAAGTGGCCTACGTGAGTCTGGGTCCGCACACACCCATGCTGAGGCTGAACCGCTTTCTGCGGGCGCCCCGCCTCTTTGAGGCCTTTGACCACATGGAGACCCTCACAGTTTACCCGAATGCCTTCCGCATCACCAAGCTGATGCTTTACGTTTTTGTTGTCATCCATTGGAACAGCTGCCTATACTTTGCCCTGTCCCGGTACCTGGGCTTCGGGCGTGACGCCTGGGTGTACCCCGACCCCGCGCAGCCCGGCTTTGAGCAGCCGCGGCGCCAGTACCTCTATAGCTTTTACTTCTCCACGCTGATCCTGACCACCGTGGGCGATACGCCGCTGCCAGACCGGGAGGAAGAGTACCTCTTCATGGTGGGAGACTTCCTCCTGGCCGTGATGGGTTTCGCCACCATCATGGGTAGCATGAGCTCTGTCATCTACAACATGAACACTGCAGATGCAGCCTTCTACCCAGACCACGCCCTGGTGAAGAAATACATGAAGCTGCATCACGTCAACCGCAGGCTGGAGCGGCGAGTCATTGACTGGTGAGGATGCTGGGGTTCCAGACCAGGACAGGGAGAGGTGTACTGGCTAGAATCTGAGGAAGGTGGCTGGGTTCTTATTGCCTGGTGGGTCAGGCAGGGCATTCAGGATGTGACTCATTGGAGGGTTCACTGGGTGGGACTTGGAAAAGGATTTCCTCCACTAATTGGATTTGGACTTAGGGTGAGGGGTTGGATAAAAGATTGACAGGGAGAGGAATTCATACATAAGGAAGGAAAACCCAGAACCCAGGGAATGGGAACTGCCACCACCTGGTAGGACTCAGAAGGTCCTGGAAGAGGTAAGAGGGAAAAGCAATACTCCTCAGGGGATAGCCAACAACAAGATGGTTGACTATGTCATGGAGTCCATACTGTAGGCTAAACAAAGGGAAGTGTCACCAAGTTGGGGACCTAGAGCAGAGGATTGCTAAAGAAGATGGGGCTTGGTGACTGAAGTAGATATCGGTGATATGGTACAAGACATCACTGAATGGTGGGTGAGTAGAGCCTGACAAGAGCTAAAGGGTATCCTAGTCACTGTTCACTGGTGGAGGCTTCCAGGCCCTGGGTGAGGCAGAAGCTGTCAGAACATATCTCTGACCAGCAGGTAGTGCATTAAAGATGTTTATCAACCAACTGTCAAGTATTCCCATGACCCCTGTGAGAACTCAGTGTGGTTGGGTTCTTGGCTGAGGCTGAGCTGAGAGCCCTGATGGAAGACACAGAGGGAGGCACGTAGTGGGCTGGTGAGGACTGATGATGTACCTTGCCCTCAGGTACCAGCACCTGCATATCAACAAGAAGATGACCAATGAGGTAGCCATCTTACAGCACTTGCCTGAGCAGTTGCGGGCAGAAGTGGCCGTGTCTGTACACCTGCCTACTCTGAGCCAGGTGCAGATCTTCCAGACCTGTGAGGCCAGCCTGCTGGAGGAGCTGGTGCTGAAGCTGCAGCCCCAGACCTACTCACCAGGCAACTATGTCTGCCGCAAGGGGGACATTGGCCGAGAGATGTACATCATCTGAGAGGGTCAGCTGGCTGTGGTAGCCGATGATGGTGTCACTCAGTATGCTGTGCTTGGTGCAGGGCTCTACTTTGGGGAGATCAGCATCATCAACATCAAAGGTGGGCATGCCATCATTCGTTCTGGAGACAGGGCTAGGGGAGGGCAATGGGGACAGCAGAACCCCATGCTGAGACCAGGTGGTATTTCAGAGCCTACAGATTAAGGACATCTGGCCCTTGCCTGAGCCACTAGAGGGCTCAAGAGAAGAGCAGGACAAGGAGGGTCTGTTCCCTGAGAAGAGGCTGAGCCAAGGTCAATGAGCAGGGTGGGTCCTTGGAAGAGAGAGTTGACCTGCTCTGCAGATAGCCACCCAAGGCACCAACACATCAGTGGAAAGTGCAGAGATAATAacaatcaataataataataatggctaatattCATTGCATGCTTACTACATGCCTTGTTCAAAGTTCTCCACATGTACCAACTCATCAAATTCTCACAGCAGCTCTataaagtaggtactattatccccattttaaaggtaAGGAAATTAGAGCACAGAGAGTTTGGggaacttgtccaaggttacacaggtAATAAGTATACACTCCTGGGGCTGTGTATACTTATTacctgtgtaaccttggacaagtggCTAAACAAATTTCTCATAGCCAAGTGGAAAGGAAGGTAGAAGGAAGGAATTCCTATTTACTGCATCAACTCCAGTCCAGGCCAGGTACTGCACACTGGCTCATTTGTTCCTTTTATCAGCCTGTGCAGTAAGAGTTGTTATACCTAATCACAGGTAAAGACACTGAGGCCACAGGAGATGGGAAAGACTGAAAAGGGGGTGAGAACACTGGATGTGCTCTCAGTCTGGGGATCTCACTCTCCAGTTGTCCTAAATGCCTCACATCTTCCTCCAAGGACCCCCTCAAGACCCACGTCTTGTATGTAGTTGGCCACTGTTTAcctgactttggacaagtcacttccctcttttaagcctcagtttcctcacctacccAAGAGGGATGATATTAAAAACGCAAAGAGTtatttgggaggattaaatgagccatGAGTGAGGCACccagtgcagtgcctggcacatagcaagagTTCAACAAACGGTAGTTCCCTTGCCCCTTCTAAGGTCCTTCTACCTCTGAGACGTTGCAGCATTCAGACGAACCTATcttcccacccaccacccaccaatatctttctaaaatgcaaatgacACCATACAGTTCTCctgcttaaaatatttcaataatttctcACTGTCCTCAACACAAGGTCTGGACTCCTTGCCAGGGCTACGAGACCAGCATGACCtggctctctccatctctcctcaTACCCTGAACTTCAGCCTCCCTGGACGACTTACTGTATTTTGTAACCACCTGACTCTTTCCTAAGTCCATCCCTCTGCCtagctgccctccccaccccctcccctagtTACCTCCTACCAGTCCAGGCATCAGTTCCTCCAGGCTTCCCTAAATTCTCTGCCTTACAGCTTGTCAGGGGCTCTTTGCCTGTCTTCCCACAGTACCAGATGCACATCTACGCTGCATTGGCTACACTGTTACATAACTATCCCCTTAAATGTCTAAGTCCTCTAGACTGTGAACTCTTGGAGGCAGGTCACTGATACCCACCCAGCACAGGGCCCAGTCCCTACCCAGTACTCTACTGGATGAAAGAATTAATGAGGCAGGAAGAGAGGCTCCAAAGCACAAATGTGGAAGTGGGGGTCCTGGTTCTGGAGGGAAATGCCCCCTCATGCCCACCCTGACTAACCGCCCACATGTCTGCCTGTGGCCACAGGGAACATGTCTGGGAACCGCCGTA
This region of Mesoplodon densirostris isolate mMesDen1 chromosome 7, mMesDen1 primary haplotype, whole genome shotgun sequence genomic DNA includes:
- the CNGA4 gene encoding LOW QUALITY PROTEIN: cyclic nucleotide-gated cation channel alpha-4 (The sequence of the model RefSeq protein was modified relative to this genomic sequence to represent the inferred CDS: substituted 1 base at 1 genomic stop codon); translated protein: MHQDSNEKTTESSSSAPAKARKLLPVLDPSGDYYYWWLNTMVFPVMYNLIIVVCRACFPDLQRYYLVAWLVLDCTSDLIYLLDIVVRFHTGFLEQGILVVDKGRISSRYVCTWSFFLDLVSLLPTEVAYVSLGPHTPMLRLNRFLRAPRLFEAFDHMETLTVYPNAFRITKLMLYVFVVIHWNSCLYFALSRYLGFGRDAWVYPDPAQPGFEQPRRQYLYSFYFSTLILTTVGDTPLPDREEEYLFMVGDFLLAVMGFATIMGSMSSVIYNMNTADAAFYPDHALVKKYMKLHHVNRRLERRVIDWYQHLHINKKMTNEVAILQHLPEQLRAEVAVSVHLPTLSQVQIFQTCEASLLEELVLKLQPQTYSPGNYVCRKGDIGREMYIIXEGQLAVVADDGVTQYAVLGAGLYFGEISIINIKGNMSGNRRTANIKSLGYSDLFCLSKEDLQEVLSEYPQAQAIMEEKGREILLKMNKLDVNAEAAEIALQEATEARLRGLDQQLDDLQTKFARLLAELESSALKMAYRIERLEWQTQEWPMPEELAEADDEGEPGEGTSKDGEGRAGQEGPPSPE